A window of the Streptomyces sp. NBC_01351 genome harbors these coding sequences:
- a CDS encoding helix-turn-helix domain-containing protein, which produces MRHTAIPHISAQRPRTAKEVTIPDTFLTVEQAAERLGTGVRFIRRLISERRIGYAKFGKHVRIADSVLTAYIEEQTVEPLRGRQARFGLVV; this is translated from the coding sequence TTGCGCCACACGGCGATACCCCACATCTCCGCCCAGCGTCCCCGCACCGCGAAGGAGGTGACCATCCCCGACACCTTCCTCACCGTGGAGCAGGCTGCCGAACGCCTCGGCACCGGCGTGCGCTTCATCCGGCGCCTCATCTCCGAACGCCGCATCGGCTACGCCAAGTTCGGCAAGCATGTCCGCATCGCCGACAGCGTCCTGACCGCGTACATCGAGGAGCAGACCGTCGAACCCCTGCGCGGCCGACAGGCGCGCTTCGGGCTGGTGGTCTGA
- a CDS encoding tyrosine-type recombinase/integrase — translation MTRSRRRAPRRSFGAIRKLPSGRYQARYPGAGGILRAAPQTYETKRDAEVFLAQIQADQARGDWIDPMAGEVLFAEYAKRWIDERGIAPTTEELYRRLLRLHLEPTFGEQHVNTISPAKVRTWRAERLKATGDTTTAKSYRLLKAIMQTAVEDELIRRNPCSIRGAGREDADERPVATVDQVLALAEAIGIRWRLMVLLGAFASMRPEELAELRRADIDLDAGSVWVRRAAPELNTGRRVIGDPKSRAGKREIALPSFVLLDVRRHLEWFAKDGPDGLVFVGERGAALRGTTFGRKWRKARDAVGMPKCFRFYDLRHTGNTLAADTGAKLKDLMVRAGQSSERAQLIYQHSTKEHQRRLADDIDATVRSQRTSADRGSGTSATATVHRIVPPLAAPAGAARRR, via the coding sequence GTGACGCGATCCCGCAGAAGGGCACCGCGCCGCAGCTTCGGCGCGATCCGCAAACTGCCCTCGGGCCGCTACCAGGCCCGCTACCCAGGCGCAGGCGGCATCCTGCGCGCGGCCCCGCAGACCTACGAGACCAAGCGCGACGCTGAGGTGTTCCTCGCCCAGATCCAGGCCGACCAGGCCAGAGGCGACTGGATCGACCCGATGGCCGGCGAGGTGCTGTTCGCCGAGTACGCCAAGCGCTGGATCGATGAGCGCGGCATCGCTCCGACTACCGAGGAGCTGTACCGGAGGCTGCTGCGCCTCCACCTGGAGCCGACCTTCGGTGAGCAGCACGTCAACACCATCAGCCCTGCCAAGGTCAGGACCTGGCGCGCGGAGCGGCTCAAGGCGACCGGTGACACCACCACCGCCAAGTCATACCGGCTGCTGAAGGCCATCATGCAGACGGCTGTCGAGGACGAGCTGATACGGCGCAACCCCTGCTCCATCCGCGGAGCGGGCCGCGAGGACGCGGACGAGCGGCCGGTGGCCACTGTCGATCAGGTCCTTGCGCTCGCCGAGGCCATCGGGATCCGCTGGCGGCTGATGGTTCTGCTGGGCGCCTTCGCCTCCATGCGCCCGGAGGAGCTGGCCGAGCTGCGACGCGCCGACATCGACCTCGATGCTGGCTCGGTCTGGGTCCGGCGTGCCGCGCCGGAGCTGAATACCGGCCGCCGGGTGATCGGGGATCCCAAGTCCCGTGCGGGCAAACGGGAGATCGCGCTGCCGTCCTTCGTGCTCCTCGATGTCCGCCGGCACCTGGAATGGTTCGCCAAGGACGGGCCCGACGGCCTGGTCTTCGTGGGGGAGAGGGGTGCGGCGCTGCGGGGCACCACCTTCGGCCGCAAGTGGCGCAAGGCCCGCGACGCGGTCGGCATGCCGAAGTGCTTCCGCTTCTACGACCTGCGCCACACCGGCAACACCCTCGCCGCCGACACCGGCGCCAAGCTGAAGGACCTGATGGTCCGCGCAGGTCAGTCGTCCGAGCGTGCGCAGCTGATCTATCAGCACTCCACCAAGGAGCATCAGCGCAGGCTCGCCGACGACATCGACGCCACCGTCCGCAGCCAGCGCACGTCGGCGGATCGTGGGTCGGGCACCAGCGCGACCGCCACCGTCCACAGGATCGTTCCCCCGCTCGCGGCTCCTGCCGGAGCGGCCCGGCGGAGGTGA
- a CDS encoding terpene synthase family protein, which translates to MTATPPDGAVPVRIEVPAVYCPVPYAIHPEAIRLESRSVAWLDRFGLGRDQQWVAAINCGEAAALTLPAVPVDIAQIYSDLCYLALAIDDAPVGSGPQALEGVLAYMAGYVPRVVYTLKVPDAGVLEEAHPFEAPWIDLAHRIHARTTPGQTAHFAEAVRDWLGGMLWEETNPAGQVPSINTYVARRISSMGAFTAAALVAAATAVTVDERDMPPVQALRGAATLLIIMDNDVFSFGRESGEANPASRNLVHLLAHQGLATDQAVAEVLVLRDQVMRLFVDLSDQVKTSGSPQLRDYLTGLSHLVRGALDWHLRERTHRYAVADGPLVSHAGITDQPPGQVGQPPALPAIRWWWDHLDAPRSSLLR; encoded by the coding sequence GTGACAGCCACACCGCCAGACGGAGCCGTCCCGGTCCGCATCGAGGTCCCCGCCGTCTACTGCCCGGTTCCCTACGCCATCCATCCTGAGGCAATCCGACTGGAGAGCCGGTCGGTCGCGTGGCTCGACCGGTTCGGCCTCGGACGCGATCAGCAGTGGGTGGCGGCCATTAACTGCGGCGAGGCCGCGGCCCTCACTCTCCCGGCAGTCCCAGTGGACATCGCCCAGATCTACAGCGACCTCTGCTACCTCGCCCTGGCCATCGATGACGCGCCAGTCGGCTCGGGCCCCCAGGCCCTTGAAGGAGTCCTGGCCTACATGGCCGGCTACGTGCCCCGGGTGGTTTACACCCTCAAGGTGCCGGACGCCGGGGTGCTTGAAGAGGCACATCCATTCGAAGCGCCGTGGATCGATCTGGCCCACCGAATCCATGCGCGAACCACCCCTGGACAGACTGCACACTTCGCCGAAGCCGTGCGGGACTGGCTCGGGGGGATGCTGTGGGAGGAAACGAACCCTGCCGGGCAGGTGCCGAGCATCAACACCTACGTGGCCCGGCGGATCAGCTCCATGGGCGCATTCACAGCGGCGGCACTGGTGGCGGCAGCCACCGCCGTCACCGTCGACGAGCGGGACATGCCGCCCGTCCAGGCACTGCGGGGCGCGGCCACCTTGCTGATCATCATGGACAACGATGTGTTCTCCTTCGGCAGGGAATCCGGCGAGGCGAACCCGGCCTCACGCAACCTTGTCCACCTGCTGGCCCACCAGGGCCTGGCCACTGATCAGGCGGTCGCCGAAGTGCTCGTGCTGCGCGACCAGGTGATGCGCCTGTTCGTCGACCTCAGCGATCAGGTGAAGACCAGCGGCAGTCCGCAGCTTCGGGACTACCTCACCGGCCTGAGCCACCTCGTGCGTGGCGCCCTCGACTGGCATCTTCGAGAACGGACCCACCGCTACGCCGTCGCAGACGGCCCGCTGGTCTCCCATGCCGGGATCACTGACCAGCCCCCAGGACAGGTCGGGCAGCCGCCAGCTCTGCCTGCCATCCGCTGGTGGTGGGACCACCTCGATGCACCGCGTTCCTCACTGCTCCGGTAA
- a CDS encoding polyprenyl synthetase family protein gives MDASVSRPVVPRRDEDDIAAGLSVSLPLRAAVDQLPGAVRHLAGCHFGWWDQRGDPLVSEEGKGVRAALALLACRAVGGGAEQGVPAAVAVELVHNASLLHDDVIDEDRLRRGRPALWTVFGVPAAVLAGDALFFLASQVLLEAGGALASTGLARLNAAVQHLIDGEYADVTFQDRPTVAIAEAQAMAQSKTGALIAAACALGAVAAGADDGRVEQMRAFGAHLGAAFQLTDDLLGIWGDPQVTGKPRWSDLSARKKSLPITRALASDSAAGQALARLYAMPGSLSLLQLEQAARLVEEAGGRSWSQSEAQRHIEVALHHLRAAEPEPRSAAGMASLARQISGRDR, from the coding sequence ATGGACGCGTCTGTTAGCCGGCCGGTTGTGCCGCGACGTGATGAGGATGACATCGCCGCTGGTCTGTCCGTTTCCTTGCCGCTGCGTGCGGCCGTGGACCAGTTGCCCGGCGCGGTGCGGCATCTTGCCGGGTGCCACTTCGGCTGGTGGGACCAGCGCGGCGACCCCTTGGTCTCGGAGGAGGGTAAGGGGGTTCGGGCCGCGCTGGCGCTGCTGGCCTGTCGGGCAGTGGGCGGTGGAGCAGAGCAGGGTGTACCGGCGGCAGTGGCGGTCGAGCTCGTGCACAACGCCTCTCTCCTTCACGACGATGTCATCGACGAGGACCGATTACGCAGGGGGAGGCCGGCTCTGTGGACCGTGTTCGGTGTTCCGGCGGCGGTCCTGGCCGGGGATGCCCTGTTCTTCCTGGCCTCGCAGGTTCTTCTGGAGGCGGGCGGAGCCCTGGCTAGCACCGGACTCGCCCGTCTGAACGCGGCCGTGCAGCATCTGATCGACGGCGAGTACGCAGATGTCACCTTCCAGGACCGCCCGACCGTGGCGATAGCCGAGGCCCAGGCGATGGCGCAGTCCAAGACCGGTGCGCTGATCGCTGCCGCCTGCGCCTTGGGGGCAGTGGCGGCGGGTGCGGATGACGGCCGCGTGGAGCAGATGCGGGCCTTCGGAGCGCATCTGGGAGCCGCGTTCCAGCTGACGGACGACCTGTTGGGCATCTGGGGCGATCCTCAGGTCACAGGAAAGCCCCGTTGGTCGGATCTGTCCGCGCGGAAGAAATCTTTGCCGATCACGCGTGCTCTCGCCTCTGACAGTGCTGCCGGGCAGGCTCTCGCCCGTCTCTATGCGATGCCCGGATCGCTGTCCCTGCTTCAGCTGGAGCAGGCCGCACGCTTGGTGGAAGAGGCTGGAGGCCGCTCTTGGTCTCAGTCCGAGGCCCAGCGCCACATCGAGGTGGCTTTGCACCATCTGCGGGCCGCTGAACCGGAACCTCGCTCCGCCGCCGGCATGGCCTCCTTGGCGCGCCAGATATCGGGGCGTGATCGGTGA
- the dcd gene encoding dCTP deaminase yields the protein MLLSDKDIRAEIDSGRVRIDPFEESMVQPSSIDVRLDRFFRVFENHRYAHIDPAVEQADLTRMVEPEGDEAFILHPGEFVLASTYEVISLPDDIASRLEGKSSLGRLGLVTHSTAGFIDPGFSGHVTLELSNLATLPIKLWPGMKIGQLCMFRLSSPAEFPYGSDRYGSRYQGQRGPTASRSFQNFHRTQVRHEA from the coding sequence GTGCTTCTCTCTGACAAAGACATCCGGGCCGAGATCGACAGCGGACGGGTTCGCATCGACCCGTTCGAGGAATCGATGGTGCAGCCCTCCAGCATCGACGTGCGCCTCGACCGGTTCTTCCGGGTGTTCGAGAACCACCGGTACGCCCACATCGACCCCGCCGTCGAGCAGGCGGACCTGACCCGCATGGTCGAGCCGGAGGGGGATGAGGCCTTCATCCTGCACCCCGGTGAGTTCGTGCTCGCCTCGACGTACGAGGTCATCTCGCTGCCCGACGACATCGCCTCCAGACTGGAGGGGAAGTCCAGTCTCGGTCGGCTGGGGCTGGTGACGCATTCGACCGCGGGGTTCATCGACCCGGGGTTCTCCGGGCACGTGACCCTGGAGCTGTCGAACCTCGCCACGCTGCCGATCAAGCTCTGGCCGGGCATGAAGATCGGGCAGCTGTGCATGTTCCGCCTCAGCTCGCCCGCGGAGTTCCCGTACGGCAGTGACCGCTACGGGTCCAGGTACCAGGGGCAGCGCGGGCCGACCGCCTCGCGGTCCTTCCAGAACTTCCACCGCACCCAGGTGAGGCACGAAGCATGA